The genome window TATATAGTAAGAGCACGTGATAGTTTGGTGATGGGCAGGATATTATAAGACTGTGAGCGGTTGAGGAAACAAGAATCGGGAGTAGCGCTCATTCAGGCGGACGACAATTGGGTTCAACCAAGAGAAGCAACTGCGTCAATGAGAGAAGACAGACTAACTCAATGCTGGTAGCCGCAAGAGAAACGTTTGACATGATGGTATAGACGATGACGCTGAGCAGGGCGACTACCACTGCAACAACATATCGTGAACTGGAGTTTTTGGGTGACATCACGACAGTGAACCTGCTTTGTCGATGACAATTATTCCCAATctgagaaaaagaagcagcTGACAACTATTGAGAATTCAACTCGGACTGCATCCAACTGAAATGAAGAGGCGAGGGTTCCAACCAACTTCATACAGAGGAACAGGCAGAGTTATGCTGATATACGAATTCTTGTGAATAGCTGTTACACAACAGCACAGAAACACAAGACcccgccatcaagaagagaaCATTGACAAGAAAGAAACAAGGTTGAAGGACAAGGCAGACAAGGCAGAAACGCACCAAAATATGTGACACGCAATGCAGACAGTACCTGATCACAAGGAAAATACTTTACTCACCTTCAAAGATTTGTTGCCTAAGTACCGTAAGATAAGGCTGTAGGTTGCTGCGAGTAAGAATGACGAGGAGAGGAGGGGTCCAATCAGTTACTGGGAATGGGCCTGACGAAGAAAATTACCCCGCTATCGAGGTAGCACTTGATGTAAATTGGTAACAGGAATACGACAGAAGACGGACTGAGGATGTGGAAGAAAGAGTCAAATAGGCGGATGCTTTATATAGAGGGGATTGAAACAAGACATTTAGATGTGAGCAAACATTTTATTGAATGGTAGCAACCAACATTGTTTTAGCATATTTTCCTCCCGCATTAACCACAAGCACGAATTAAACCTAGGTAGGCATCTATCCGGGTATGGCCTCCGCCATCCTCACAACTTTAGGTACAAGCACAAGCCAAGTGGCTATCGGCATTCTCAATTTTGGTTGACACGGTCCCTTGTCTTTCCATCCATGACCTCAAGAACAATGCAAGCCAAAGATGGGCTTTCATGAACAATCCATCAAAGTGGCTTGTGCTCGTCATTGATTGGCTGTACTACCGCCAAGCGCACTGGCCAACGTTCAGCCACTTCCATTAGTGCTTGGCTTCAGCCTTCAGTGGGAAAGTGGCAGGTGCGCCagggagggagggaagctgcagcagcagtgCTGTCATGACGGCACTGGAAAGTTGCCAACTTGTGGCTCATCCTCGACTGTAACTTGCGACAGACACCAACAGCTCATGACAAGAGCCCACAGCAAGCCATGAGAAGATTGATTTTCCACTTTGAATTTTGAGCTGTCCAATTACTATTCGAGTCCCACAAGTGCCACATATCACTATTACGCTCCACGAACAACTCAGCAGCCGTTGTGCTAAACCGACGATACGATACACAACTAGCTTCACCTAACGTTGCCCGACCTTCTTACGATAATACACTTCCCTCCATCACGATGGCTGCGACAACGGAGCAAGCTCCGCAGCAGCTGAGCGACGCTCTCGTCGCCTTCTCCCTCGAAGGTCGATTCCCCGACGATATCTCCGTTCTACCTCCTGTATCCGAAACCGACCTGCAACCTGCGATCCAAGCTCTGGCGAAAGCCAAGCGAGATCTGGAGGTAATATGACTCTATTCAAACGAACTCCAACCAGCTATGTTGCTCACGACGCCCACAGGCCGAGCTACATACCATCAATCAAGAAACAAAGCAAGATGTTGATTCCTGGGTACGGAATTCAAAGACTCTACAAGAAGACATATTCCGCTCCAAGGCAATGGCCAATGAGATTGAACGGCAATCTGAAGCTCCTGATGTCTCTGGTGAGGCGATTCAAGATGCAGAGGAAAAGGCCGAGTTCTTAAATCGGGAAGTCCAGTACAGTCAACAGCTGCACGGCGTATTGCAAGGCATCAAACGTGTCAACCAGCTCCTAAGTGAAGTCGAAGCTGCCAAAAATGAACGTCGCATATTAGACTCTTTACGGCTACTTGAGAGTATGTTATAGAATTCCCCTTGCCGATATCGTGCTCACCACTCGACAGAGTCATGGGAAGCAATTGACCAAATTGGTGTAAGCAAAACTTGTCGAGTCATGAAACTTTTGAATCTTCGAAGTTTCGAGCTCAAATCTTCTGTTCATGAGGTTTTCGACCATATATGGAAGACATTGATTCATGCGGATATTGAGACACGCCAATTCGCCGTCTACAATGCTGTTGAGGGTAAGGAAACTGCTTCGCAAATACCACTACCGCTAACAAGTTTTAGATGAGCAAATGAACCTGTCCGATGCAGTAGTTGGTCTTCAAGCTTACAAGGAGGTCGATGAACGCATGGAGCAGTTATGGCGAAACGTAGATGCCGCAATCATATCTCCCCGTATGGACGTTAAAAGTGACACGTTGCCTACTATACGGGCAGATGGAGAGATCCTCAAGTTATCAGGGGGAGCCCCAAGATCAGTCGATGCTTTGCTCGACGACCTAGAAACGGCCTTCGCTTTTCTCGCCCAAAAACTTCCTTCTGATCTCTTGCCATCACTTGGGAACTTTATGATGGGGGACGTGATACCCAAGCTTATTGAGGAGTGGCTGGAGGTTGCAGTACCTTCATCGCTGAAAGAGATGGACAACTTCCAGGCCATGATCAAGAGAGCTCGCGAGTTCTGCCAGTCTCTGACTCAACATGGATATACGGGCTTCATAGATTTACAAAACTGGGTTGACAATGCGCCGTCAATATGGCTTGGAAAGTGTCGAGAGACAACGCTCGACTCTGTCCGATCCAAGTTACTTGGTGGAATTGGCGAGTCAAAAcaggttgagaaggttgagaagcaaaTGGTATCCCTGGCAGAAGGCAAAGAGATCACACAGACGCCAGGAGGAGCTGCAGCAAACACCGAAGCTGCTGACTGGGGGGCTGATTGGGGTGATGCATGGGAGGAAGATAATGAGCAACCCGAAGGCCAGAACAAATCTGCCTCGAAGGGACCGGACTCTACGAAGGCtgacgaagacgacggaGCAGATGCATGGGGatgggatgaggaggataccACCACTGAGGCTAAAGACACCAAAGAAGCCCCAGAaaacgatgatgaagatgatagtG of Fusarium musae strain F31 chromosome 5, whole genome shotgun sequence contains these proteins:
- a CDS encoding hypothetical protein (EggNog:ENOG41) — encoded protein: MAATTEQAPQQLSDALVAFSLEGRFPDDISVLPPVSETDLQPAIQALAKAKRDLEAELHTINQETKQDVDSWVRNSKTLQEDIFRSKAMANEIERQSEAPDVSGEAIQDAEEKAEFLNREVQYSQQLHGVLQGIKRVNQLLSEVEAAKNERRILDSLRLLEKSWEAIDQIGVSKTCRVMKLLNLRSFELKSSVHEVFDHIWKTLIHADIETRQFAVYNAVEDEQMNLSDAVVGLQAYKEVDERMEQLWRNVDAAIISPRMDVKSDTLPTIRADGEILKLSGGAPRSVDALLDDLETAFAFLAQKLPSDLLPSLGNFMMGDVIPKLIEEWLEVAVPSSLKEMDNFQAMIKRAREFCQSLTQHGYTGFIDLQNWVDNAPSIWLGKCRETTLDSVRSKLLGGIGESKQVEKVEKQMVSLAEGKEITQTPGGAAANTEAADWGADWGDAWEEDNEQPEGQNKSASKGPDSTKADEDDGADAWGWDEEDTTTEAKDTKEAPENDDEDDSAAAWGWGDEDTTQEPVQASKPKGKPPHSQEETRELVLKETYSVSSMPEPVLELIYAILEDGAALTRDDVKYAPVAATAPGLFGLPTFALALFRAISPHYYSRSEGGNMFLYNDAMYLAEKLSEFAGGWKKREDLTPRARNMLRLDNDIKSLQAFANRSYANEMNIQKTILRDFLGGAQSLMQQDEMEACVELASGRIRAMASVWKPILARSVWTQALGSLADALATKLITDVLEMSSIGQEEAYNIAKTIATATELDDLFLPSTLTGTAKSENEVPQTAQYAPSWLRLKYLSEVLQSNLNEVRYLWCESELSLYFSVSEVIDLIEASFETNSRTRDTIREIQSKPTPLDGR